The DNA segment CTGGAGAACGGCATGGTCATCGCCTACCTGGGCCTGCTGTGGTGGATGCTGGTGGCCTGGTCGCAGGCCCTGCGCAACCCGTCGGCGACGGGCCGCGACGCGGTGAGCCGGCCCTTCGCCGCCGCACTGGCCTTCCTCGCCGGGCTCAGCGTGCTGGTGCGCCCCGAACTGGCGCTCGTCGGCGTCGGCGTGCTGCTGATGATGCTGGTGGCAGCCCGCTCCTGGCGGCGCCGGCTGCTGATCGTCGTGGCCGGCGGACTCCTGCCGGTGCTCTACCAGATCTTCCGGATGGGCTACTACGCCCTGATCGTCCCCGGCACCGCGGTGGCCAAGGACGCGACCGGCGCCAAGTGGACGCAGGGCTTCACCTACCTCACCAACTTCGCCGAGCCCTACCTGCTGTGGGTGCCCGCCGTCCTGCTGGTGCTCATCGGCGTGGTCCTGCTCAGCACCCGCAGCCGGCCGTGGTGGATCCGCCACCGGCCGCCGCCGGGCTACGGCCGGCTGGCCCGGCTGGTGCAGAGCCCCGCCACGGTGGTGCTGTTCATCGTGGTCAGCGGCCTGATCCAGGGTGTCTACTGGATCCGTCAGGGCGGCGACTTCATGCACGGGCGGGTGCTGCTGACCCCGCTGTTCTGCACGCTGCTTCCGGTCTCGGTGATCCCGGTCGTGCTGCCCGACGGCAGCCGCATCAGCCGGGAGACCGGATACCTGCTGGCCGGCGCGACCAGCGTGTTGTGGCTGGCGGTGGCGGGCTGGGCGCTGTGGGCGGCCAACTCGCCGGGGATGGGCCCCGACGCCACCCGGGTCACCGACACCGGCATCGTCGACGAGCGCCGCTTCTACGCGCAGGCCACCGGCCACGCCCATCCGCTGACCGCCGCCGACTACCTGGACTATCCGCGGATGCGGGCGGTGATCACCGCGCTCGAGAACACCCCCGACGGGGCGCTGCTGCTGCCCGCGGGCAACTACGACATGTGGGACGTGGTGCCCGCACTGCCACCGCCGCCGGACGCCGGCCCGGACTACGTCGGCCCGCACACGGTGTTCTTCACCAACCTCGGCATGCTCGGCATGAACGTCGGCCTCGACGTGCGGGTGATCGACCAGATCGGGCTGGCGAACCCGCTCGCCGCGCACACCGAACGCCTCGAGGACGGCCGGATCGGCCACGACAAGAACCTGTTCCCGGACTGGGCGGTGGCCGAGGGGCCGTTCCTGAAGATCCCGCCCTACCTGCCGACCTACCTCGACCGCGACTGGGTGGCCCAGGCCGAGGCGGCGCTGAAGTGCCCGTCGACCGAGGCGGTCCTCAACGCGATCCGCGGCCCGCTCACCCCGCGCCGGTTCCTGTCGAACGTGGTGCACGCCTACGAGTTCACCCAGTACCGCCTCGACCGGGTGCCGCGCTACGAGCTGATCCGGTGCGGTCTGCCCATTCCCGAACCCTTCGAGCCGCCCTACACCGGCATGCCGGCGACCGGGCCGTGACGGGCACCGGCGTGGCGTCGCCGATTTGTGACCCGCGCGCTTGGTCTGTTTGGGTAACGCCCGGGGCGGGTCGATGCGATATCCCGTTCGGGTGTCGTGCACACCCCAGTCGACGCTGCCCTGATGACCGCCGTGTGACGGCGCCGAACCGGTGGAGGACCGCAGATGCGTAGCACGTCAGCACCTGTTGGTGACCAATTCCACGAATCCGCCGGTGACTGCACCGCCACCCATCGATTTCCCCTCGGCGAGCACCCGCGCGCCGGGGCTCTGAGGTGCGCAAACGCACACCTCGACACCCGGCTCGAGCGCCGCTTTCCACGGGGCAGCAACGCTCGGGACGAAACCTGCAGGAGAGAGCGATCACACAATCGTGTGGTTGACTACACGGGCAACGCGGCCTGGTCTGGAGTGCCCGGACCGGTTGCGGCTTACGACAGATGGGATAGGTAGCAGTATGAGTTTCGTTGGGAAGATGCGCGACGCGGTGAAAGCCCTGCCGCGCCGGCTCACGATCGCGGCCGCGGTGGCCGCCGTGGTGCCCGGCCTGGTGAGCGTCGCAGGAGGCTCGGCGACTGCGGGGGCGTTCTCACGTCCGGGCCTGCCGGTCGAGTACCTCATGGTTCCGTCCGCGGGCATGGGCCGCGACATCAAGGTCCAGTTCCAGAGCGGCGGCGCCAACTCCCCGGGCGTCTACCTGCTCGACGGCCTGCGTGCGCAGGACGACTTCAACGGCTGGGACATCAACACCGCGGCGTTCGAGTGGTACGTCGACTCGGGCCTGTCGGTGATCATGCCGGTCGGCGGCCAGTCCAGCTTCTACAGCGACTGGTACAAGCCGGCCTGCGGTAAGGCCGGTTGCTCCACCTACAAGTGGGAGACCTTCCTGACCCAGGAGCTGCCCGCCTACCTGGCGTCCACCAAGGGTGTGAACCCGAACCGCAACGCCGCCGTCGGTCTGTCGATGGCCGGTTCCGCCGCGCTCACGCTGGCGATCTACTACCCGCAGCAGTTCCAGTACGCGGCCTCGCTGTCGGGCTTCCTGAACCTGTCCGAGGGCTGGTGGCCCATGCTGGTCGGCCTGTCGATGGGTGACGCGGGCGGCTACAAGTCCGAGGACATGTGGGGCCCGTCGAGCGACCCGGCGTGGAAGCGCAACGACCCGATGGTCAACATCGACAAGCTGGTCGCCAACGGCACCCGCGTGTGGGTGTTCTGCGGTAACGGCAAGCCTGCCGACATCAACGGCCAGGTCGAGGGCGACAACTTCAACGCGAAGTTCCTCGAGAGCTTCACGCTGCGCACCAACGAGACGTTCCAGGAGCAGTACCTGGCCGCCGGTGGCCGCAACGGCGTGTTCAACTTCCCGCAGGCCGGTACCCACAGCTGGGGCTACTGGGGCCAGCAGCTCCAGCAGATGAAGCCGGACATCCAGCGTGTGCTGGGTGCGGTGCCGCAGCCGTCTCCCGCGCCGGCACCGGCGGGCTGACAATCGCGCACTGATAGCAGCGGTCGGCGGCGGCGATCCCCTCGGGGTCGCCGCCGTCAGCCGTTTGCGGGGGCTTTTCGGCGCGTCCTGTGAGCGTGGTGTGATTCACTACCTGCGGGTTGGGCGACGGACGGACGTGAGGTGGGGCAGATGATGCGAGGGTTGTGGCGAGCGGTACTGACCGTGGTGGTGGCCGCGGGACTCTGGTCGGCCGTCGAGGCCACGTCCGAGACCACCGCGCGGGCCGACACCGTCGAGTACCTGATGGTCCCGTCGGCGGCCATGGGCCGCGCGATCCCGGTCGCCTTCCAGGGCGGGGGACCGCATGCGGTGTTCCTGCTCGACGCGTTCAACGCCGCCCCCGACGTCAGCAACTGGGTGACCGCGGGCAACGCCATGAACACCCTCGCCGGTAAGGGCATCTCGGTCGCCGCCCCCGCCGGCGGCGCCTGGAGCCTCTACACGAACTGGGAGCAGGACGGCAGCCGCCAGTGGGAGACGTTCCTGTCCTCCGAGCTGCCCGACTGGCTCGCCGCCAACAAGGGACTGGCCCCCAACGGGCACGGCATCGTCGGCGCCGCGCAGGGCGGCACCGGCGCGATGATGATGGCCACCTTCCACCCGGACCGGTTCCGCTACGCCGGCTCCATGTCCGGGTTCATGACGCCCTCGGCCACCGCGCTCAACGGAGCGATCACCGCCGGCCTCCAGCGGTTCGGCGGCGTGGACACCCGCAACATGTGGGGACTGCCACAGCTGGGCCGCTGGAAGTGGCACGACCCCGATGTCCACATCCAGCTGCTGGCGAACAACAACACCCGGCTGTGGGTGTACAGCCCGTCCACGCTGACGTGTGTCGACCCGGCCGCGATGATCGGTTACTGCGATCAGGCCCAGGGCAGCAATCGCGGCTTCTACCAGCACTACCGTGCCGTCGGGGGCAGCAACGGCCACTTCGACTTCCCGGCGGGCGGCGAACACGGCTGGGGCAGTTGGGGGCCGCAGCTCGGCGCGATGTCGGGCGACCTCGTGGCGGCCATCCGCTAGGCCGGCGGGCCTTTCGAGTCACCCGGAGCCCGGCAGGGCAGCCGGTACCGTGGAAGCGTGCAGCACAGCCAACGGCGGATCCTCCCGACGCTGCTCGTGCTGTCCGCGGTCGTCCTCGTCACCGCGTGTGCCTTGACCAACCCCGTGCTCAACCTCGACCAGACCTCGACCGCGGAGCCCCCGCCGGACGCGGCCGCGGGTGAGGCCGCCGACAGCGCTTCGGATCCGCCGGAGGTGGCCGCGCAGCCGGGCGCGCTGACCGTCACCGGCCAGCAGCGCCGCTACCTCGACGCGCTGAAGACCGCCGGGGTGCGCGCCACGAGCGATCTGCGGGCCCTGTCCATCGGTTCCACGGTCTGCCAGGCGCATGCCGCCAAACAGAGCGACCAGGCGGTGTGGGAGGCCATCCTGCCGCTCGTGCGCAGCGACGTGCGCGCCACCCGGCCGAATTCCATGCGAGTGTCGGCGAGCGAGGTCGACGACGCGACCGCCGACTACATTCGCATCGCAACAGAACGACTCTGCTAGCGCAGATCCGCGTACGCGAGGAGCCGAACACCCATGCCGAAATCCAGTCGACGTAAACGTCACCGAATCCTCGCCCTGGCCGCGGCCGGGGCGATGGCCCTGGTGGTGGTGCTGGTCGTGGCCATCATCGTGGTGGTGATGCGCAGGCCGGACACGCCGGAGACGGCGCTGCCGCCCACCGCGGTGCCGCCGACGGGCGTGCCGTCGACCGGTAAGCCGCGCCCGGAGTTCCAGGATGCGAGCTGCCCGGACGTGCAGCTGCTGTCGATCCCGGGGACCTGGGAGTCGTCACCGCAGCTCGACCCGTTCAACCCCACCCAGTTCCCGATCGCGCTGCTGCTGAACGTCACCAACCCGCTGCGCGCCGAGTTCGGCAACGACCGGCTGGAGATCTTCACGGTTCCCTACACCGCGCAGTTCCACAATCCGTTCTCCGCCGACAAGCAGATGTCCTACAACGACAGCCGCGCCGAGGGCACCCAGGCCGCGGTGAAGGCGCTGACGGACATGAACAACCGCTGCCCGCTGACCAGTTACGTGATCGTCGGCTTCTCGCAGGGTGCGGTGATCGCCGGCGACATCGCCAGCGACGTCGGCAACGGCCGCGGCCCGATCGACCAGGATCTGGTGCTCGGCGTGACGACGATCGCCGACGGCCGCCGCGAGACCGGGGTCGGGCAGGACGTCGGCCCGAACCCGCCGGGGGTGGGCGCGGAGATCACGCTGGCCGAGGTGCCGACGCTGAGCACCCTCGGGTTGAGCATGACCGGCCCGCGCCCGGGCGGCTTCGGACAGCTCAACGACCGCGTCTTCGAGATCTGCGCACCCGGCGACCTGATCTGCGCGGCGCCGGAGTCGGCGTTCTCGATCGTCAACCTGCCGCGGACGCTGGAGACCCTGGCGGGCGGCGCCGGGCAGCCGATCCACGCGATGTACGCCACACCGCAGTTCTGGCAGGTCGACGGCCAGTCCGCGACGCAGTGGACGCTGAACTGGGCGCGGGGCGTCATCGAGAGCGCACCGCAACCAAAACATGGTTGACACGTGACCGGAATGATTTGGCCGGTGCAGGCCGGTCACTTAACATTAAGAGAAAACTAAGACGGTGACCGACGGCCGGCACACGGCGTCGAGGCCGCCGCGGACCCACACCCGAGTAGCATCTTGGGGGTTTGGAGTTCGCGCGGTCCGTCGAGGAGGCTGCAGCGTCCCGTCGGTGCAACGCAGGCTTTGCGGGCCCGTAAGCCCGAAGTGCTTTGACAGGAGAGTGTGAGATGCCATTCCACAACCCGTTCATCAAGGACGGTCTCATCAAGTTCCCCGACAACGGGAACCTGGTGCGTCACGTCGAGCGGTGGGCGAAGGTGCGTGGCGACAAGGTGGCGTACCGCTTCCTGGACTTCTCCACCGAACGCGACGGCGTCGCCCGTGACCTCAACTGGAACGATTTCGGCGCCCGCAACCGGGCCGTCGGCGCGCGCCTGCAGCAGGTCACCCAGCCCGGCGACCGGGTGGCGATCCTGTGCCCGCAGAACCTCGACTACCTCGTCGCGTTCTTCGGCACCCTCTACTCCGGCCGTATCGCCGTGCCGCTGTTCGACCCGAACGAGCCCGGACACGTCGGCCGCCTGCACGCCGTTCTCGACGACTGTCATCCATCGGCGATCCTGACCACCACCGAGGCCGCCGAAGGGGTGCGGAAGTTCTTCCGGACCCGGCCGGCCAACCAGCGGCCGCGTGTCATCGCCGTCGACGCGGTGCCCGACGAGGTCGGTGCCACCTGGGAGCCGGTCGACGTCAACCAGGAGACCATCGCCTACCTGCAGTACACCTCGGGGTCGACCCGCATCCCGACCGGCGTGCAGATCACCCACCTCAACCTCGCCACCAACGTGGTCCAGGTGATCGAGGCGCTCGAGGGCGAGGAAGGCGACCGGGGCGTGTCCTGGCTGCCGTTCTTCCACGACATGGGCTTGATCACCGTGCTGCTGTCACCGATGCTCGGCCACTACATCACCTTCATGACGCCGGCGGCGTTCGTCCGCAGGCCCGGCCGCTGGATCCGCGAGATGGCCCGCAAGGAAGGCGACACCGGGGGCGTCATCTCCGTCGCCCCGAACTTCGCGTTCGACCATGCCGCCGTCCGCGGTGTGCCCAAGGACGGCGAGCCGCCGCTCGACTTGAGCAACATCAAGTGCATCCTCAACGGCAGCGAGCCGATTTCGGCGGCCACGGTGCGCCGGTTCAACGACGCGTTCGGGCCGTTCGGGTTCCAGCCCAAGGCGATCAAGCCGTCCTACGGTCTGGCGGAGGCCACGCTGTTCGTGTCCACCACACCGATCAGCGCCGAGCCGCGGATCACCTACGTCGACCGCGACGAACTGAACAACCACCGCTTCGTCGAGGTGACCGAAGATTCGCCGAAGGCCGTCGCGCAGGCGGGTGCGGGCAAGGTCGGCGTCGCGGAGTGGGCGGTCATCGTCGACCACGAGTCGGCCACCGAGCTGCCCGACGGCCAGATCGGCGAGATCTGGATCAGTGGCCAGAACATGGGCACCGGCTACTGGGGCAAAGAGGAAGAGACCCGCGAGACGTTCCACAACATCCTCAAGTCCCGCACTGAGCCCAGCCACGCCGCGGGTGCGCCCGATGACGCGACCTGGGTCCGCACCGGCGACCTCGGCGCCTACCACGACGGCGAGCTCTACATCACCGGCCGCGTCAAGGACTTGGTCATCATCGACGGCCGCAACCACTACCCGCAGGACCTCGAGTACTCGGCGCAGGAGGCCACCAAGGCGCTGCGCACCGGGTTCGTCGCCGCGTTCTCGGTGCCGGCCAACCAGCTGCCCGACGAGGTCTTCGAGAACGCCCACGCCGGTCTGAAGCGCGACCCCGCCGACACGTCCGAACAGCTCGTGATCGTCGGTGAGCGGGCGCCGGGCGCGCACAAGCTCGACATGGGCCCGATCGCGGACGACATCCGCGCCGCGATCGCGGTGCGCCACGGCGTCACCGTGCGCGACGTGCTGCTGACCCCGGCCGGCGCGATCCCGCGCACCTCGAGCGGCAAGATCGGCCGCCGCGCCTGCCGCTCGGCCTACCTCGACGGCAGCCTCCGCAGCGGGAAGGTCGCCAACGCCTTCCCCGACGAGACCGACTGACGAACGGGCCCCGCCCTTCCCACACACACCCGCCGCGGGCGGCGAAAGAGATGAACATGTCTGAAACACCGAACAATTCGCCCTCCGTGCAGAACCAGCCGGTCGTCGCGCAGGGGGAAGGCCATCTCGTCGCCTCCGGCGACGGTGGTCCGCTGAGGCCCGCGCAGGTCGACATGACCGTCGCCGAGATGCGCGAATGGCTGCGCAACTGGATCGCCAACGCCACCGGGCAGAACGCCGACTCCATCGACGAGTCGACGCCGATGGTGGAGCTCGGCCTGTCCTCGCGCGACGCGGTCGCCATGGCCAGCGACATCGAGGACCTCACCGGCGTCACGCTGACCGCGACGGTCGCGTTCCGGCACCCGACCATCGAATCGCTGGCGACGGTGATCATCGAGGGCGAGCCCGAACGCGCCGACGACGGCGCCGACGATCAGGACTGGAGCCGCGAGCGTGACGTCGAGGACGTCGCGATCGTCGGTATCGCGACCCGCTTCCCGGGCGACATGGACAGTCCCGAGGAGATGTGGCAGGCGCTGCTCGAGGGCCGCGACGCCATCACCGACCTGCCCGAGGGGCGCTGGGAGGAGTTCCTCGCCGAGCCGCGGATCGCCGAGCGTGTCGCCAAGGCGGCCACCCGGGGCGGCTACCTCAAGGACATCAAGGGCTTCGACGCCGAGTTCTTCGCGCTGTCGAAGATGGAGGCCGACAACATCGATCCGCAGCAGCGGATGGCGCTCGAGCTGACCTGGCAGGCGTTGGAGCACGCCCGCATTCCGGCGTCGAGCCTGCGCGGCGAACGGGTCGGCGTCTACATCGGCGCGTCGAACAACGACTACAGCTTCATGTCCGTCGCCGATCCGTCGGTGGCACACCCGTACGCGATCACCGGCACCACCAGCTCGATCATCGCCAACCGGGTCTCGTACTTCTACGACTTCCGCGGACCGTCGATGGCCATCGACACCGCGTGTTCCAGCTCGCTGGTCGCCGCACACCAGGGGGTGGCCGCGCTGCGCTCGGGCGAGGCCGACGTCGCCGTGGTCGGCGGTGTCAACGCGCTGATCACCCCGCTGGTGACCATCGGCTTCGACGAGGTCGGCGGCGTGCTGGCGCCGGACGGCCGGATCAAGTCGTTCTCGCAGGACGCCAACGGCTACGCGCGCTCCGAGGGCGCCGGCATGCTGGTGCTCAAGCGGTTGAGCGACGCCCGGCGCGACGGCGACGACATCCTCGCGGTGATCGCGGGCAGCGCGGTCAACCACGACGGCCGGTCCAACGGCATGCTGGCGCCCAACCCCGACGCGCAGGCCGAGGTGCTGCGCAAGGCGTACAAGGACGCCGGCATCAACCCGCGCGACGTCGACTACATCGAGGCGCACGGCACCGGAACCATCCTCGGCGACCCGATCGAGGCCGACGCACTCGGCCGCGTGGTCGGCCGCAACCGGCCGGCCGACAAGCCCGCGCTGCTCGGCGCGGTGAAATCCAATCTCGGACACCTCGAGTCGGCGGCCGGTGCGGCCAGCCTGGCGAAGGTGGCGCTGTCGCTGCGCAACGACAAGCTGCCGCCGTCGATCAACTACACCGGCCCGAACCCGTACATCGACTTCGACGCGGTGCGGCTGAAGGTCAACGACACCGTCTCCGACTGGCCGCGCTACAGCGGCCACGCGATCGCCGGTGTGTCCGGCTTCGGCTTCGGCGGTGCCAACGCGCACCTGGTGCTGCGCGAGGTGCTGCCCAGCGATCTGGTCGAGCCCGAACCCGAGCAGGTGGTCGAGGTGACCGCCGAGCCGAACAAGCCCGCCGTGTACGTGGGCGGGGTCCGGATGGACGAGTACGGCGAGTTCGTCTCCAGCGACGATGATGACGACGCACTGGACACCCCGGCCGCGGCCGCCGAACCCGAGTACGAGCTGCCCGGCCTGACCGACGAGGCCCAGCGGCTGATCGAGGCCGCCCGCCAGGAGCTCGAGGCGAAAGGACAGCCCACTCCGCTTGTCCCGCTTGCTGTTTCGGCATTCCTGACCTCCCGCAAGCGTTCCGCGGCCGCCGAGCTGGCCGACTGGATCGACAGCGAGGAGGGCCGGGCGGCGTCACTGGAGGCGATCGGGCGGACGCTGTCGCGCCGCAACCACGGCCGCTCCCGCGCTGTGGTGATGGCCCGCGACCACGACGAGGCCGTCAAGGGGCTGCGCGCGCTGGCCGAGGGTAAGCAGAGCCCGAACGTCTACAGCGCCGACGGACCCGTCACCAACGGTCCGGTCTGGGTGCTCGCCGGATTCGGCGCCCAGCACCGCAAGATGGGCAAGGACCTTTACCTGCGCAACGAGGTCTTCGCGGAGTGGATCAACAAGGTCGACGCGCACGTTCAGGACGAGCGCGGCTACTCCGTCGTGGAATTGATCCTCGACGACGCCATCGACTACACCAACGAGACCTGCGAGTACCCCATCGAGGTCGTCCAGACGGTGATCTTCGCCATCCAGATCGCCCTCGGTGAACTGCTCAAGCATCACGGTGCCAAGCCCGGCGCGGTCATCGGCCAGTCGCTCGGCGAAGCGGCCGCGGCGTACTTCTCCGGCGGCCTGTCGCTGGAGGACGCCACCCGCACCATCTGCTCGCGCGCCCACCTGATGGGTGAGGGCGAGGCGATGCTGTTCGGCGAGTACATCCGGCTGATGGCGCTGGTGGAGTACTCGGCCGACGAGATCAAGACCGTCTTCTCGGATTACCCGGGACTGGAGGTGTGCGTGTACGCCGCCCCCACCCAGACGGTCATCGGTGGTCCGCCCGAACAGATCGACGCGATCGTCGCCCGCGCCGAATCCGAGGGCAAGTTCGCCCGCAAGCTGCAGACCAAGGGCGCCAGCCACACCTCGCAGATGGACCCGCTGCTGGGTGAACTCTCAGCCGAGATCCAGGGCATCGAGCCGCATCCGCTGCAGACGGCGTACTACTCCACCGTGCACGAGGGCAGGCTGATCCGGGCGGGCGCCGACCCCATCCACGACGTGGACTACTGGAAGAAGGGGCTGCGCCACAGCGTCTACTTCACCCACGGCATCCGCAACGCCGTCGACAACGGGCACACCACGTTCCTCGAGCTCGCGCCGAATCCGGTGGCGCTCATGCAGGTCGGGTTAACGACGTCTGCCGCTGGACTCTACGATGGCCAGCTGATCGCGACGCTGGCCCGCAAGCAGGACGAGGTCGACTCGATGACCGCGGCCATGGCTCAGCTGTTCGTCCACGGCCACGACCTGGACATGCGCACCCTGTTCCCGCGGCGCTCGCGCGGGCTGGCCGGCGCGCTGGACTACGCGAACATCCCGCCGACCCGGTTCCGGCGTAAGCCGCACTGGCTCGACGTGCGCTTCAGCGGCGACAACGCCGGCGTCATGCCGGGTAGCCACGTCGCCACCCCGGACGGCAGGCACGTGTGGGAGTACGCGCCGCGCGGCGCGACAGATTTGGCCGTGCTGGTGAAATCTGCTGCCGCGCAGGTGTTCTCGGATGCCGCGGTGACAGCGGCCGAGCAGCGCGCGGTGCCCGGCGAGGGCGCCCGCCTGGTCACCACGCTGACCCGTCACCCGGGTGGGGCGTCGGTGCAGGTGCACGCCCGAATCGACGAATCGTTCACGCTGGTCTACGACGCGATCGTCACCCGCGGCGGTCAGGCTGTCGCGCTTCCCGCGGCCGTCGCCACGGGAACCGTTGCGGCGCAGGGCGAGGCGCTGGCACCGGCGGAGCCCGAGGCCGACGACGACGCGGCGATCCTGTCGGACAACCTGACCCAGGGTGCCAATCTCGGTGCGGGCCTGGGCAAATGGTCACCGGATTCCGGTGAGACGGTGCGCGACCGGCTGGGACTGATCGTCGGCGGTGCCATGGGTTACGAGCCCGAGGACCTGCCGTGGGAGGTGCCGCTGATCGAGCTCGGCCTGGATTCGCTGATGGCGGTGCGGATCAAGAACCGCGTCGAATACGACTTCGACCTGCCGCCGATCCAGCTGACCGCGGTGCGTGACGCCAACCTCTACGCCGTCGAGCAGCTCATCGTCTACGCGATCGAGCATCGCGACGAGGTCGACCAGCTGGCGGAGTCGCAGAAGGGCAAGACCGCCGAGGAGATCGCCGCGGAGCAGGCCGAGCTGATGGGCGGGGCGTCCACGGTCGCCGAGCTCGAGGAGAAGCTGGCGGCCGCCGGACATCCGCTGGGTGAGGCGGCGGCCGAACAGGCCGCCGAACAAGCCGCGGTGCTGTCCGGGGCCAACCTGACGACGGCGACCACCCAGGTGCCCGATCCGCAGGCCGAGCCGAGCACGCAGGACGACGACGCCCCGGCCATCCCGGCACCGCCGACCGATCCGTCGGGTCCGCTGTCCGATGTCGCGGCCGGGGCCGCTCCGAAGGCGGACATCCCTGCGCCGCCGACCAATCCGGCCGGGCCCTCGGCGG comes from the Mycolicibacterium litorale genome and includes:
- the pks13 gene encoding polyketide synthase Pks13 (Pks13 is a key enzyme in mycolic acid biosynthesis.) translates to MNMSETPNNSPSVQNQPVVAQGEGHLVASGDGGPLRPAQVDMTVAEMREWLRNWIANATGQNADSIDESTPMVELGLSSRDAVAMASDIEDLTGVTLTATVAFRHPTIESLATVIIEGEPERADDGADDQDWSRERDVEDVAIVGIATRFPGDMDSPEEMWQALLEGRDAITDLPEGRWEEFLAEPRIAERVAKAATRGGYLKDIKGFDAEFFALSKMEADNIDPQQRMALELTWQALEHARIPASSLRGERVGVYIGASNNDYSFMSVADPSVAHPYAITGTTSSIIANRVSYFYDFRGPSMAIDTACSSSLVAAHQGVAALRSGEADVAVVGGVNALITPLVTIGFDEVGGVLAPDGRIKSFSQDANGYARSEGAGMLVLKRLSDARRDGDDILAVIAGSAVNHDGRSNGMLAPNPDAQAEVLRKAYKDAGINPRDVDYIEAHGTGTILGDPIEADALGRVVGRNRPADKPALLGAVKSNLGHLESAAGAASLAKVALSLRNDKLPPSINYTGPNPYIDFDAVRLKVNDTVSDWPRYSGHAIAGVSGFGFGGANAHLVLREVLPSDLVEPEPEQVVEVTAEPNKPAVYVGGVRMDEYGEFVSSDDDDDALDTPAAAAEPEYELPGLTDEAQRLIEAARQELEAKGQPTPLVPLAVSAFLTSRKRSAAAELADWIDSEEGRAASLEAIGRTLSRRNHGRSRAVVMARDHDEAVKGLRALAEGKQSPNVYSADGPVTNGPVWVLAGFGAQHRKMGKDLYLRNEVFAEWINKVDAHVQDERGYSVVELILDDAIDYTNETCEYPIEVVQTVIFAIQIALGELLKHHGAKPGAVIGQSLGEAAAAYFSGGLSLEDATRTICSRAHLMGEGEAMLFGEYIRLMALVEYSADEIKTVFSDYPGLEVCVYAAPTQTVIGGPPEQIDAIVARAESEGKFARKLQTKGASHTSQMDPLLGELSAEIQGIEPHPLQTAYYSTVHEGRLIRAGADPIHDVDYWKKGLRHSVYFTHGIRNAVDNGHTTFLELAPNPVALMQVGLTTSAAGLYDGQLIATLARKQDEVDSMTAAMAQLFVHGHDLDMRTLFPRRSRGLAGALDYANIPPTRFRRKPHWLDVRFSGDNAGVMPGSHVATPDGRHVWEYAPRGATDLAVLVKSAAAQVFSDAAVTAAEQRAVPGEGARLVTTLTRHPGGASVQVHARIDESFTLVYDAIVTRGGQAVALPAAVATGTVAAQGEALAPAEPEADDDAAILSDNLTQGANLGAGLGKWSPDSGETVRDRLGLIVGGAMGYEPEDLPWEVPLIELGLDSLMAVRIKNRVEYDFDLPPIQLTAVRDANLYAVEQLIVYAIEHRDEVDQLAESQKGKTAEEIAAEQAELMGGASTVAELEEKLAAAGHPLGEAAAEQAAEQAAVLSGANLTTATTQVPDPQAEPSTQDDDAPAIPAPPTDPSGPLSDVAAGAAPKADIPAPPTNPAGPSAAKSSAAKSSAAKAAASVLTQEAVTEALGADVPPRDAAERVTFATWAIVTGKSPGGIFNELPKVDAATAAKLAERLTERAEGTITAEDVTSATTIEELATTVREHLESGKVDGFVRVLRAPSEGGSQIPVFVFHPAGGSTVVYEPLLKRLPADVPMYGIERVEGSVEERAAEYVPKLLEINGWTGGQTGKPFILAGWSLGGVLAYACAIGLKQAGADVRFVGLIDAVRAGEEVPQTKEETRARWERYARFAERTFNVQIPEIPYEELENLDDEGQVKFVMEAVAASGVQIPGGIIEHQRTSYLDNRMIDTAEIKPYDGHVTLYMADRYHDDAIYFEPRYATRQPDGGWGEFVSELEVVPIGGEHIQAIDEPYIAKVGAHMSEAINRIHGEAQEKQGK